In the Euphorbia lathyris chromosome 5, ddEupLath1.1, whole genome shotgun sequence genome, one interval contains:
- the LOC136229579 gene encoding probable protein phosphatase 2C 52 translates to MGACVSTSSRSTCSSRSNGETVPARCLEIGICRQKRTKRTFSDHGVTLQHLSSIPNRISSNGKSRSSCIFTQQGRKGINQDAMIVWEDFLSEDVTFCGVFDGHGPHGHLVARKVRDTLPIKLLSFLHASQLRQNGAAAQTCFKGHNSKKSDIVEAEKDGPGDDRLNSTWSEAFLKSYKSMDKELRSHPNLDCFCSGSTAVTIVKQGSNLFMGYIGDSRAIMGSKDSNESMVAIQLTVDLKPDLPKEAERIKRCKGRVFALQDEPEVPRVWLPFDDAPGLAMARAFGDFCLKEYGVISIPEFSHRVLTDKDQFIVLASDGVWDVLSNEEVVDIVSAAPTRASAARILVDSAAREWKLKYPTSKMDDCAVVCLFLDGKMDSESDYDEHCYSSATVQSNHSGNAIESDDGQKSEPCLQRNFTVRSSEENDAYGKVAVEAEGNREALGGEDQSWSGLEGVTRVNSLVQLPRFSEERPNP, encoded by the exons ATGGGGGCTTGTGTCTCGACGAGTAGTCGGAGCACTTGTAGCAGCAGAAGCAATGGAGAAACAGTTCCGGCTCGTTGTTTGGAGATCGGAATTTGTAGGCAAAAGCGGACTAAAAGAACATTTTCTGATCATGGAGTTACATTGCAACATTTATCTTCTATTCCTAATAGGATTTCTAGTAATGGAAAGAGCAGAAGTTCTTGTATCTTTACGCAACAGGGGCGAAAGGGGATCAATCAGGACGCTATGATCGTATGGGAG GATTTCTTATCAGAAGACGTAACTTTCTGCGGTGTCTTCGATGGCCATGGTCCGCACGGGCATCTCGTTGCTCGCAAGGTCAGGGACACCCTACCAATTAAGTTACTTTCATTCTTACATGCCAGTCAGTTGAGGCAAAATGGTGCAGCTGCTCAAACATGTTTTAAGGGTCATAATTCAAAGAAATCAGACATTGTAGAGGCCGAAAAAGACGGACCAGGCGATGATCGATTGAATTCGACATGGAGTGAAGCATTCCTGAAGTCCTATAAATCCATGGACAAAGAGCTTAGATCTCATCCTAATTTGGATTGCTTTTGCAGTGGTAGCACTGCTGTGACTATTGTAAAACAG GGCTCCAATCTTTTCATGGGATATATCGGAGATTCTCGAGCAATCATGGGATCGAAAGACAGCAACGAATCAATGGTCGCTATCCAGTTAACTGTTGATCTGAAACCTGATTTACCAA AGGAAGCCGAAAGGATAAAAAGATGTAAAGGCAGAGTCTTTGCTTTGCAAGATGAGCCCGAAGTACCGAGAGTTTGGCTGCCATTCGATGACGCCCCTGGCCTTGCGATGGCACGCGCATTCGGAGACTTCTGTTTGAAGGAATACGGGGTTATATCTATACCGGAATTCTCTCACCGTGTACTTACAGACAAAGATCAGTTCATTGTTCTTGCCTCAGACGGG GTTTGGGATGTATTGAGCAATGAAGAGGTAGTTGACATTGTCTCGGCAGCTCCAACACGAGCATCGGCTGCAAGGATCCTTGTGGATTCGGCTGCTCGCGAATGGAAGCTGAAGTACCCGACTTCAAAGATGGATGACTGCGCGGTAGTCTGTTTGTTTTTGGACGGTAAAATGGATTCGGAATCTGATTACGACGAGCATTGCTATTCGTCAGCAACGGTCCAGAGCAACCATTCGGGCAATGCAATTGAATCAGATGATGGTCAGAAGTCCGAGCCGTGTTTGCAAAGGAACTTTACGGTGAGATCATCAGAAGAAAATGATGCTTACGGGAAAGTAGCCGTGGAAGCTGAGGGAAACCGGGAAGCATTAGGCGGGGAAGATCAGAGTTGGTCGGGTTTAGAAGGCGTTACACGAGTCAACTCGCTCGTTCAACTTCCTAGATTTTCGGAGGAAAGACCGAACCCGTAA